The genome window CGACCGTCTGGTGAGTGGTGAGCCCCCTCCTCGCCCCGTAACCTCCCCAGATCCAGTAGCGCCAGGTCCCGTCTGGCTGGAAATGGCCGACTGAGGCGCTGGGCGTGCCATTAGCGCCGCCCAGAGGAGCAGGAGTCGACGCCGTTAGGGTTCTAGGAACCGCGGGGGTGGCTGTGGTTGTCCTTAGAACTAgctggccgccgccgccgtttcTCGAGCTAGCTCCCTCCATGGATGGATTATTGCTGTTGTGGTGAGATCCCGAGCCGCCAGACTCGAGGGAGATGCAACTCCTCTTGCTTAGACGCAACTCCTCTTGGTCAGAAATCTAGGATGCACTCAAGAAAGGAACCTAGGATGCATTTGTACATGTGTGGTGTGGTCCTCCATTTCACTCATGTACACGCCACCCTCAGACTTGAATGCCAAGCGAGATGCCCGTGTTATGTGCCCAGTTCACTCACTTGGGTCGTGTAATTCAGTTCACTGCAACAAAAATTGCTGCTGCAGAGCATAACCTTGTTTTGCCCCTGTGATCCATATTTGCATATCTGATGTTGCTGCTGAAGCAGCAGCAGCATAATCTTGTCTTACCACTGTGATCCATATTTGTATGGGCGAGACTAAGATCGGATAGTGGCCTTCGCACTTCCTTTTCTGTATTTGTATGAGTGAAATGTACCACTCCTTTTCCTATACTGCATGGAAATAATGATGCCGAACATGTTGTGATGCGTACATGTCTGTCTAGGTCAAGCTGTTCTTAGGATGAGGTCCTCCAAGACTAATGGGAGCGTGCAGAAGGCGGGGAGAGTTAGCCATGCCCAGGGAGAAGGGCCGAGCTGGGTTCTTGTCGCGGGAGGAGTTCTGGTTAGCACGCTCTCGGTCAGACTTGGATGCAAGCTGAAGCAGATGTTTGATACCAAGAAGCAAAATAGTACATCCAGAGGTCTGATGCTCCCATTTGCAGTTCTAGTTCTAATTGCAGTCATATGTGCAGTCTGCTGAGTGCTGACTATCTGAATTTGCAGCCAAAAGAAGACCTGGAGCTTGTGAACTACACTCCAATCTGTACCGGTTTGATGATGAAACCAATTGCTACTGCTGTGTCTCAGGTAACTTGTGCTACAGCTTAATTTATGCTTGTTGCCGAGTATTCATGAGGTTGCAGCAAACTTTGCACTCTGCAGTGTTGAGTTTTTTCAGCTGGCATTGTAAATACAGTAACACAGTTGATGTCATTAACTATCATTGCATCATTGGATTATGAGATTACAGTTATGTAATCTTCCATACCTTGAACATAATCCATGAGTACTAAGCATGAAGCAAAAAATTAATCCACAAACTGGCAGTATACTGACAAAGTGGCTATATAGCGAGTTTAGCATTGTTAAATTGCACTGTTACACCCTTGACTGGGCTAACACTGGACGCTGTCTTGCTATTTTTATTTGACTTAATAGTTGTTGCAAAAAAGGCAGAAACAATGTTAACTGTTGGTTGTTATGTGCGGGAATTgcagatggtggagtggaaatcAAGCAAGCACCTGCAAGTTATTTATCGAAACCTGATGAATTCTCCCTTCCTCTTGCAAAGATACCAGGGCCAGAATCAAGCAAAGAGAACAGTGGCGTCATGTGGACGTCATCGCCTGACCGGCTTGAAGATCATCGCAGACCATTGCAGTACTCAAACAGTTCTGGCTCTCCCTGTGTTTCAGAAGCAGGATCTGACATTTATATCAAGAGAGAGGTCATACAGAAGTTGAGACAGCACCTCAGGAGACGTGATGAGATGATCATGGAGATGCAAGCACAGATAGCTGATCTTAAGAACTCTCTCAGCATCGAGGAGACGCAGACCGCCAATTTGCAGTCCCAGCTGGATGGTGCCAATCGAGATCTGTTCGAATCCGAGAGGGAGATCCAGCAGCTAAGGAAGATCATCGCAGATCATTGTGTGGCTGAAGCACTCTCCCGCGACAAGCCCTTGCAAGCTGGAAACTGGCAACCAGATGCCGCCAATGGGCATGCTAATGGCTATGCTGATAGCAGCATCGATGACCCTGAGCTGCATTGTATTGGTATTGAGAAGAGGAACGGCGAGGCAGAGAGGGTGGAGATGCTCAAGAGAGAGGTCGGCGAGCTGAAGGAGGTCATCGAAGGGAAGGACTTCCTGCTCCAGAGCTACAAGGAGCAGAAGGTGGAGCTCTGCTCGAAGATGAGAGAGCTGCAGGAAAGGCTCTCGGCACAGGTGCCCAACATCTTGTAGGATCTACTCGTCAACCTCGCTAAGGCGCAGTTTGCAAGGGCTAATGTAGCTAGCAAATTGGTGTCGTCAAGGGATTCACAGGAAAAGATTTCGTCGCACGTGCTAGGGTCTTTGCAGAATGTTTACATTGATTTGTTTCTTTCCTCTCAGTTTTTGTCATTGGTTGCTCAGTGTCAGAAAAAGGGCttagttttttctttttcagTTGCTAGGGCTAAGGTAGCTTTAGATTGAACTTGGATGAGTGTTGTACAGGTATTTCGGTCTTGAGGCGTGATCGTGTAATGTGCCCCCTCTTTTAGCTCAGCGTGGTTTACGCCGGTGTGGCTTCGAATATGTGGATGCTTACATTTCTGAAGTTTGCTTTGCTAGACACATCTGCCATGCATGTTTAAAAGAGAGTCTGATGCCGTGTGTTTGCAAAGACAGTTCAGTTCACTCCAGAAAATTGATGGATTGAGCAGCCTATAACAAATGGGCTTCATGTGTATGGGCACCAATGGAGCTCATCCATTCAGATTCCAAACAGGAAGCCCAGACCTTGTTATAATCTGATTAGGCTTGTGTAACTAGAGAGTACCCGTTAATGAGTGATACCTGCTTGGTGCTTTGCTTCATCACCGAAGAGTTTCTATCCTAGAATAGAATGTAGTAATGTTTCCTTCATTCCTGTGACAATCTTAACTAGTATGTTTCTTGTATATGCTGTTGCCCTGCCTAGAAAATGTATGGCATGTGGCAGCAGCACTCGGCTGTTGTGGCTTGTGCACTGGAGCACATGACCAAAATATGGCACTTGATCACTGAATCCTCCTGTGGTGCCACTGCCAGTAGCTGCAGTTTCTAATCTTGGTGCCATTTCTGATGAGAACCAACCAAGAGGGATGGGCATGCagagaagatgatgatgatggctAGGCAGAGCTGGACCTCACTTGCTCTCCTCTGCTGTGCTCTGCTCCAGTCCACCATCATGGGAAGAAAGAAGGCCATATTTGCTCCAGTTCTAGTGCAAGTGCATGCAGCATGCAGCCAGCTTCTTCCTCACTAGGATCAGATATGGACACATATGGTCAACTCCTAGCACTGCAGGTCTTCAACTTGATCCATGCATGGCAATATGGCATGGCACAGCATCTAGCCAAGGTCTGCATGCATTGATGTGAGAGGTTGACACTGCCTTGCAACTTGCAACTGGGCATATGCGTCCATATCTTCCTAAGGAGTAGTTCAGATCCATACTCCAGCTTAACTTGGCATAGTGGTCGCGGGAAGCTCCCGAGTTCCAAACGGGGCCTCCTCGATCGCATTGACCTGATCTATGTCCAAATCCATCCCTGATTGATCGAATCGTCGCCGACGACGACAATTTTTCTTCGCTGGCCAGAAATAAATGCCCCCGTGTCATTAAGACGACGAATAGCAACAAACAGGAAGCTGGATGAGCAACATATAGGAGGAGTTTCTTCTCATGACACGGGTCTTGTTGGCCGGCGGATCGATCCGGGCCGTCGGTCGGGTGAGGGACGGCCGCGGCCCCTCGTGGAGCTGGTAGGGGGCAGTGCCCTCGCGGCCACGGCACAGGGAGCTGGATGATTGATCCGTTCGGCCGGCCAGCCAGCCATTTGTGACAGGCCGGACAGGGACAGCGGGATGGAGATGGACGCATGCCATGCCATGGCCGGCCCTCACATCACATGCATCATTCATCATGCATGGTGCTAGCTATAGACACGAGAATGTGAGAGGAGAGCAAGGAAATAATGCGGGCAGCGTACATGGAGTTTGGGGTTGTGGCCGAGGGTGGGCGTGCAGTGCATGCATGCGCACTGTGCTGGAGAATCGTTTGCTTGTGCACGCGCGCAGGACATTGACCATGCTACAGTGCAGTCCATGCCCACtctactcctcctcctcctcctcctcctacctGCAAGGCTGCAAGGCTTATGGTTACGGAGGGAGGAGAGGACCTTTGTGCCTGGTACTTAAAACCAGCTAGCCGATGCTAAGCTAAGCCTACCTACCAGTGCACCGTGCTGCTGTTGCAGTGCATATGCATTGGCTTCGTGTGACACGGGGAACATGGCAAGGAGCCGGTTTGTCATGTCACATGGCGACGGGTACGTGATCGGTGCAAATCCATCGTCGGGTATGGGGTGTGACGTCggctcacacacacacacacagatgGATAGCATGCAGTGCAGGGCAGGGCATTGGGCATGTACAGACAGGTGTGCATATACTTGCACCGCTGGTAGTGTGTGTCTTGGTTAACATGGGGAATCAGTGTTGTGTCGCTGTGTACAATGTACTGATTTCAAAGCAAGCGCACACACGGTCACATAGAGAGATGCAGTAGTACGTACAGTTAGTTTGGAGCTACACACATCAATGCCCATGCATATCTACATAAGTTTCAGCATCATGAGCTTGGAGTGAGTGTGAGTGTCTGCGAGCATGAGCATGCATGCCAGGATAGGTAAACAAGTAGAGTGGGCATTGTGGATAGGGGTTGGGTAGGAGTTGGGGTAGGGGGTCCCGTGCGTGAATGAAAAGGCAAAGGCACTGCACTGCCACTCCTCCCTTGTCATCTTCTTCTCATCCTCCTCCCTTCACCATATCCACATCCACCACTTTTCATCTAGCTATAGtaacccctctctctctctatctatctctCGCTGACCACTGCAGTTCAGGCTTCAATGCCAAGCAGTGTTTTATGAAGGAAAAACACATGCACGTGGCCCCACTCACGTGACAAATGCAATGCCCattgcttgcttgcttgcatgCATGATTAACCTTGAGATCAATGAGCACGCTCCCAACACATGACCAGCCCCAAAAGCAACCCTATCCGTCTACCTATTTACCCTGGAATTCTATCTGAATTGAAAGTGATCTGATAATGCATGCATATACAGAATGACTTGCGCGTGCTTTTTCGACAGAGTTTTTCGCCCTAGAGTTTCTTGATGAGATATGCATTATGttttctttcattttctctctgcCGTCCATTGCTGGTTTCTGTGTTTGCCACCGAGCATTGCActgtctttctttctttctcttcaGAGAAGAAATCTCAAAGGAAAAGAAGAAGGCATACAGAAAAGTAGAGAGAGGGACATGTCATGTCGACCGTTCTTAGATCTGTAGGAAAAGGCCAAGCCTCCAACTTTCAGTGTGCCACTTTACTACAACGCACATGTCAACAAGACAGACAAGCCAGTTGGGATTTGGAAGTAGCTACCTTGCTTGCTTGCTAGCTGCCCTGCATTTTATTCTAGTGCTTGCAAGTCATGTCACCATGATACATATATACGCTCACAACCCTGAGGGATAGGTACAGTACCACACATGACATGCTAACTGAAAAGCTAGCTGCAACTAATCTGGGAGTAATTGGCCCAAACCATATTTACTTGTTCTTTTAATTAGTCCCTGCTGATTTTTATGCGATGTCCCTATGCCCTTGTTCAGTACTTCAGTTTGGTTCCATCTGCTGGATGCAAGAGCAAGATAAATGATATATAATCTAGTTAGTGACTGAGCAAGGACTGAACCTACACATGCATGCAGGATGCAGCCTTTAATCTGATCCTGATGTGGCCAATGATCTTGCTCCGGTGTTTCATCGGATCCCCTTCCCCTGCACGGCCCTTGAGGCCCAATCATCTGACAGTGACAACAAAATTTAAACAAGAGGATAACCAGTTCACCACAGACCTAACCCTTGTTTTATGGTCTTGAGACCTAGTTCCATGGTAGATTATATTAGTTAATTATAAGAACCAATTGACCCTCCATGCATCCTGATGCACATTAATCCATCACATGATGCT of Triticum urartu cultivar G1812 unplaced genomic scaffold, Tu2.1 TuUngrouped_contig_6299, whole genome shotgun sequence contains these proteins:
- the LOC125530416 gene encoding uncharacterized protein LOC125530416, whose product is MDYCCCGQAVLRMRSSKTNGSVQKAGRVSHAQGEGPSWVLVAGGVLVSTLSVRLGCKLKQMFDTKKQNSTSRAKRRPGACELHSNLYRFDDETNCYCCVSDGGVEIKQAPASYLSKPDEFSLPLAKIPGPESSKENSGVMWTSSPDRLEDHRRPLQYSNSSGSPCVSEAGSDIYIKREVIQKLRQHLRRRDEMIMEMQAQIADLKNSLSIEETQTANLQSQLDGANRDLFESEREIQQLRKIIADHCVAEALSRDKPLQAGNWQPDAANGHANGYADSSIDDPELHCIGIEKRNGEAERVEMLKREVGELKEVIEGKDFLLQSYKEQKVELCSKMRELQERLSAQVPNIL